In the Cryptococcus neoformans var. neoformans JEC21 chromosome 1, complete sequence genome, one interval contains:
- a CDS encoding transporter, putative, giving the protein MSGNGSSSFAAPPSARILVIPPQFHSMTAGAGAGLVSSIVTCPLDVVKTRLQAQAASVHHKDYQTVEMIIKDIWTSGGFRGFYRGLGPTLAGYLPTWGIYFTVYDLVKDRLGAWAAHSDLPTKPSMVHIVAAMTAGATGTCMTSPLWVIKTRLMAQVGPSDQARYRNTLEAIVDIYRNEGFRAFYKGLLPSLMGISHVAVQFPLYEKAKSWSDNNTEGDHSSLTPSTILICSAFSKMVASIATYPHEVLRTRLQIRKSSPKSNSSSSVFSSNPSKPSHPPLPFSSMPFNYLPSADGKSHPPLDASDSTASHAHPPSDRQTRPLWRSLIKFRKEGGIIDTFLSIKNQDGWRGFYRGLSINLIRTVPSSAVTMLTYELIMRRLSSPTL; this is encoded by the exons ATGTCCGGTAATggctcctcatcctttgCAGCCCCACCGTCGGCACGCATTCTCGTCATCCCTCCTCAATTCCATTCTATGACAGCCGGCGCAGGGGCAGGCCTTGTATCATCCATCGTAACATGTCCTCTCGATGTTGTCAAGACTCGTTTACAGGCACAGGCAGCCTCGGTACACCACAAGGACTACCAAACAGTTGAAATGATCATTAAGGATATATGGACATCAGGCGGCTTCAGGGGTTTTTATAGGGGACTAGGACCGACACTGGCTGGGTACTTGCCTACATGGGGAATATATTTCACCGTGTATGATTTGGTCAAGGACAGATTGGGAGCTTGGGCGGCGCATAGTG ATTTACCTACAAAACCGTCGATGGTGCATATTGTAGCAGCAATGACGGCTGGAGCCACCGGAACGTGTATGACTAGCCCTTTATGGGTAATCAAGACTCGATTAATG GCCCAAGTAGGTCCATCCGATCAAGCACGATACAGAAACACTCTCGAGGCAATAGTAGACATTTACAGAAACGAAGGATTTAGAGCATTTTACAAAGGACTCTTACCGTCATTGATGGGCATTAGTCATGTTGCTGTTCAATTTCCTCTCTATGAAAAAGCAAAGTCCTGGTCCG ATAACAACACAGAGGGCGACCATTCCTCCTTAACACCTTCAACGATCCTTATCTGCTCTGCATTCTCCAAAATGGTTGCTTCAATAGCAACCTATCCTCATGAAGTCCTCCGAACCCGTCTCCAAATCCGCAAATCATCTCCTAAATCCAATTCTTCTAGCTCCGTTTTCAGTTCCAACCCTTCCAAACCTTCTCATCCACCATTACCATTCTCCTCAATGCCTTTCAACTACCTTCCATCCGCGGATGGCAAATCTCATCCACCATTAGACGCTTCCGACTCCACAGCTTCTCATGCCCACCCTCCATCAGATCGCCAGACCAGACCCTTATGGCGTTCATTGATCAAGTTCCGTAAGGAAGGCGGGATTATCGATACTTTTTTGAGTATAAAGAACCAAGATGGTTGGAGAG
- a CDS encoding ubiquitin-conjugating enzyme e2-17 kda, putative — protein sequence MSTAAKRRLIRDFKRLTSDAPIGISGSPNPDNIMVWNAVIFGPPETPFEDGSFRLTLTFTDAYPNKPPTVRFISKMFHPNIYANGELCLDILQNRWSPTYDVAAILTSVQSLLNDPNPASPANVDAAQLFKENLKEYERRVKKTVELSWVDNADEIEAEVVEADEGSSS from the exons ATG TCCACAGCTGCCAAGCGACGTCTGATTCGAGACTTTAAGCGTCTCACTTCTGATGCCCCCATCGGTATCTCCGGCAGTCCCAATCCTGACAATATCATGGTATGGAACGCCGTCATCTTTGGACCTC CCGAGACACCATTTGAAGACGGCTCTTTTCGACTTACTCTCACATTCACCGATGCTTATCCTAACAAGCCCCCTACTGTTCGCTTTATCTCCAAAATGTTCCACCCCAATATCTATGCCAACGGCGAGCTTTGTTTGGATATCTTGCAGAATAGATGGAGTCCGACGTACGATGTGGCGGCAATCTTGACAAGTGTGCAAAGTCTGCTGAATGACCCCAACCCGGCTAG TCCTGCGAACGTCGACGCTGCTCAACTCTTCAAGGAGAATCTTAAGGAATACGAACGGCGCGTCAAG AAAACCGTTGAGCTTTCCTGGGTGGACAACGCAGATGAGATCGAAGCCGAAGTGGTTGAAGCGGACGAAGGGAGCTCATCATAA
- a CDS encoding cadmium ion transporter, putative, whose product MIPFYKPVPAPSAIFKDRPLPEQNANCLSKILFHWVTPIIKAGYSRPLEADDLWDLTTDLECKTVSDQLRANFLSRTPPSKRLSPSHPPVNSRTSHIPTSSSLGAGIHPATRHGRLNDRLTTSTSRAYMKQARESMFSMVGMDVFAMNHDTAHVETITDEDTLPIPSLRQKEEGNLSGLENKGLVKQYGKKKANKILKGQVTIENGKLYDMSLIRAMYSTVWLKWWIAIIMKSCAAALQVTYPLVTQQLINQITTAHTYHNDPTNNSPPKSIGYSLGLAFALFAMIQASSLFSYQALQRGSVIGLMMRAALIDLIGSKSLKLSTTAKVEMTSGKMTTMVSADASFLDFSAPMTLDLVVQPVQIVVGLGLLIWTLGYSALVGLAVMALAGPLQAFMFAVMVRTRQSQLTYVDARVRLLSETITSIRAVKLFAYVSFFSSKVTELRKKELVFLKKNGFNRASMNATMAFIPTLAAVLTFITYGLTGRSLTPATIFSGLQYFNVLKTPIAFLPMCFTAISDALVGIGRIGTLLRAEEMPEGVNVQEDARWAVDVKGDFEFQKVKERKNKNGTTEGEEKNAKIEEKPFRLADIDLRIPKGALVCIVGRVGSGKSALLSGLINEMRQMDGHSVFGGSVSYVPQQAWIHSGSVRDNITFSARREEIDFARLNAVIDACALRTDIQAMSDGDLTNVGEKGLLLSGGQRQRLSLARAAYAQSSIVLLDDPLSAVDAHVAHHIFENCIVSGPLASRTRILVTHHMAILPRADWVAVMESNSHGIGRVAQMGRYDDLKKQQGPFRSLFDEVGSAETQPRAHTPTPLPTTPSFKPPTSAPKESEEYEKKTSQDPMEEDRQTGPIPWSIYATYLSAMGNPMWSLLFASMLILTQVATVGNNLLLGFWSADSWSLTQGEYMAVYAGLGVGIGLFTFGASYTMFLAGLGSSYALFARAWEHVMRAPMKWHDQTPSGRIINRLSKDIEMLDDRMAFSWETLLVNGLSAIGTFGLILYSYPWLGLAFIPLTVFYYIAGSYYRQTSREIKRIDSITRSRIYSSFGEQLAGSAVIRVFGKQSAFERRMQDAINAEGRAYILTLVIQRWLGVRLDLSSNLLILLIAIFGVVFRDTVNASSFGVVFSYALSAAALFSNLVSLYAQVEMEMNNAERIIHYTSLPTEPPAILPSDPKIWPNRGSVKFKDLSLRYSPDTPWILKRLSFSVSPGEKVGVIGRTGAGKSSLVGAIMRAVGDEEIRGQVEIDGVDIKNIGIDTLRNGVGLIPQEAFLFESTVRENMDPKGQNTDAHLNSLLSLIHSDPIMPSSQRLREKFKLDAPVSDGGSNFSGGEKQMLALMRALARDTKILLLDEATSSVDGETDALIQRIIQNHLKGTTLISVAHRLHTLAYYDRILVLDGGRVVEFDSPLVLFDIRDSIFRQLCDRVNIQRHDLLRLRHDALYAAQTARDRESLFNHWTVADAWAQDGMRAS is encoded by the exons ATGATCCCATTCTACAAGCCGGTACCTGCACCATCTGCTATATTCAAAGACAGGCCTCTTCCGGAACAGAATGCCAATTGCCTATCAAAGATACTATTTCACTGGGTGACTCCTATTATTAAGGCAGGGTATTCAAGACCTCTCGAGGCTGATG ATTTATGGGACTTGACAACTGACCTGGAATGCAAGACG GTCTCAGACCAACTTCGAGCCAACTTCCTCAGTCGTACCCCTCCATCCAAACGTCTTTCACCGTCTCACCCTCCTGTAAACAGCCGTACCTCTCACATacccacttcttcctcgctcgGAGCTGGTATACATCCCGCTACCCGACACGGGAGATTGAATGACAGGCTCACAACGTCAACATCGCGAGCGTATATGAAACAAGCTAGGGAGAGCATGTTTTCCATGGTTGGTATGGATGTTTTTGCTATGAACCATGACACGGCGCACGTCGAGACCATTACGGATGAAGATACCCTCCCCATTCCATCGTTACGtcaaaaggaggagggaaatCTGAGCGGTCTAGAAAATAAAGGTCTCGTTAAACAatatgggaagaagaaagccAATAAGATCTTGAAAGGGCAAGTAACAATAGAAAACGGTAAATTATATGACATGAGTCTGATTAGGGCCATGTATTCCACCGTGTGGCTGAAATGGTGGATCGCAATCATTATGAAGAGTTGCGCTG CTGCTCTTCAGGTGACCTACCCCCTCGTCACCCAACAGCTCATCAACCAAATCACCACCGCCCACACATACCACAATGACCCCACTAACAATTCTCCACCTAAATCCATAGGTTACAGCCTTGGCTTGgcctttgcccttttcGCAATGATCCAAGCTTCAAGTTTATTCTCCTATCAGGCTTTACAGAGAGGAAGTGTGATTGGACTCATGATGCGCGCCGCGTTGATTGACTTAATCGGTAGCAAGTCACT GAAACTCTCGACAACAGCAAAAGTAGAGATGACCTCAGGTAAAATGACGACCATGGTCTCAGCCGACGCTTCCTTTCTCGACTTCTCGGCACCTATGACTCTTGATCTTGTAGTACAGCCTGTGCAGATCGTGGTTGGCTTGGGATTGCTCATCTGGACTCTCGGATATTCAGCTTTAGTCGGACTAGCC GTAATGGCCCTTGCAGGCCCCCTTCAAGCTTTCATGTTCGCTGTCATGGTTCGTACCCGTCAGTCCCAACTGACCTATGTCGATGCGCGCGTTCGTCTGCTATCAGAGACTATCACTTCCATCCGAGCAGTCAAACTTTTCGCTTATGTGTCATTCTTTTCCAGCAAGGTGACTGagctgaggaagaaggaattggTGTTtctcaagaagaatggattCAATAGAGCGAGTATGAACGCAACGATGGCATTTATACCCACCCTTGCTGCTGTTT TAACGTTTATCACATACGGACTCACAGGTCGTTCTCTCACACCAGCGACTATATTCTCAGGCCTGCAGTACTTCAACGTCCTCAAAACGCCCATTGCCTTCTTGCCTATGTGCTTTACCGCGATCTCCGACGCTCTCGTGGGTATAGGGAGGATAGGTACGCTGCTGAGAGCAGAGGAGATGCCAGAAGGGGTCAATGTACAGGAAGATGCTAGGTGGGCGGTAGACGTAAAGGGAGACTTTGAGTTTCAAAAGgtgaaggaaaggaaaaacaAGAATGGGACTACTGAAggtgaggagaagaacgCTAAGATCGAGGAGAAGCCGTTCAGACTGGCAGACATTGATCTGAGAATACCTAAGG GTGCTTTAGTCTGCATTGTCGGTCGAGTCGGATCGGGAAAGTCGGCTTTGCTCTCTGGATTAATCAACGAAATGAGGCAAATGGACGGCCACTCTGTCTTTGGAGGGTCAGTGAGCTACG TCCCTCAACAAGCTTGGATTCATTCAGGTTCAGTCAGAGATAACATCACTTTCTCTGCCAGACGGGAAGAGATTGACTTCGCCAGGCTGAACGCTGTGATCGATGCTTGCGCTCTGAGGACTGATATCCAAGCCATGTCTGATGGTGATCT CACCAATGTAGGAGAGAAaggtcttcttctctcagGTGGCCAGCGTCAACGTCTCTCTCTCGCCCGTGCAGCTTATGCCCAGTCCTCTATAGTACTCCTTGATGATCCTCTCTCAGCAGTTGACGCTCACGTCGCCCACCACATATTTGAGAACTGTATTGTTTCTGGTCCTCTCGCGAGCCGAACCAGAATTCTCGTGACTCATCACATGGCTATTTTACCAAGGGCTGATTGGGTTGCCGTTATGGAAAGTAATAGCCATGGGATAGGGAGGGTGGCACAGATGGGAAGGTATGATGACTTGAAAAAGCAGCAAGGACCGTTCAGGAGCCTCTTCGATGAAGTCGGCTCAGCTGAAACACAACCTCGAGCTCATACACCGACACCACTTCCTACAACCCCTTCATTCAAACCACCAACCTCAGCCCCCAAGGAATCTGAAGAATATGAGAAGAAAACTTCCCAAGATCCTATGGAAGAGGATCGCCAAACTGGACCCATTCCGTGGTCCATCTACGCAACGTACTTGTCGGCCATGGGAAACCCGATGTGGTCGCTTCTCTTTGCATCCATGCTCATATTGACACAGGTGGCAACAGTGGGGAATAACTTATTGCTCGGTTTTTGGTCTGCCGATAGCTGGAGTCTTACTCAGGGAGAATATATGGCAGTGTATGCCGGTCTTGGTGTAGGGATTGGTCTTTTTACG TTTGGTGCATCCTATACTATGTTTCTCGCTGGCCTTGGCTCTTCTTACGCTCTCTTTGCACGAGCATGGGAGCACGTCATGAGAGCACCAATGAAATGGCATGACCAGACTCCC AGCGGACGAATCATCAATAGATTGTCAAAAG ATATTGAGATGCTTGATGATAGGATGGCATTCTCATGGGAGACCCTACTCGT CAACGGTCTTTCGGCTATTGGAACCTTTGGTCTCATCCTTTACTCATATCCTTGGCTGGGTTTGGCATTTATCCCACTAACGGTCTTCTAT TATATTGCCGGCTCCTACTACCGACAGACTTCCCGCGAAATCAAGCGTATTGACTCCATTACGAGATCTCGCATCTATAGCTCTTTCGGAGAACAG TTGGCGGGCTCTGCTGTCATACGCGTCTTCGGTAAGCAGTCCGCTTTTGAGAGAAGAATGCAAGATGCTATCAATGCTGAGGGA CGAGCGTATATTCTCACT CTTGTAATCCAAAG GTGGCTAGGTGTCCGACTTGATCTGTCATCAAACCTTCTCATCCTG CTAATCGCCATTTTCGGTGTTGTTTTTCGTGACACAGTCAATGCCTCATCTTTCGGTGTTGTCTTCTCCTATGCACTGTCAGCTGCCGCTTTGTTCTCAAACCTTGTCTCTCTTTATGCTCAAGttgagatggaaatg AACAATGCCGAACGAATAATCCACTACACCTCCCTTCCCACTGAACCCCCTGCCATCCTCCCCTCCGACCCAAAGATCTGGCCTAATCGTGGTTCTGTCAAGTTTAAAGACTTATCTCTCCGGTACTCTCCTGACACGCCCTGGATTCTCAAGAGACTGAGCTTCTCTGTGAGTCCGGGAGAAAAGGTCGGCGTGATAGGGAGGACTGGAGCAGGAAAGAGCAGCCTTGTGGGGGCGATTATGCGAGCCgttggtgatgaagagataagaGGTCAGGTGGAAATCGACGGGGTGGATATCAAAAATATTGGGATAGACACGCTTAGAAATGGAGTTGGACTGATCCCTCAGGAAGCTTTTTTATTTGAAAGTACTGTCCG CGAGAACATGGATCCAAAAGGACAGAACACCGATGCTCATTTGAACTCActtctctccctcatcCACTCAGATCCTATCATGCCATCTTCACAACGTCTTCGAGAAAAATTCAAATTAGATGCCCCCGTCAGCGATGGGGGAAGTAACTTCAGTGGGGGCGAAAAACAAATGT TGGCATTGATGAGAGCTTTGGCTCGAGATACAAAGATCCTCTTACTAGACGAAGCCACTTCGTCTGTCGATGGTGAAACTGACGCCTTGATCCAGAGAATCATCCAAAACCATTTGAAAGGTACCACA TTAATCTCAGTTGCTCACCGACTCCATACTTTGGCGTATTACGACCGGATACTTGTATTGGACGGTGGGCGAGTTGTCGAA TTTGATTCGCCTCTGGTATTATTCGACATCCGAGACTCCATCTTTCGCCAGTTATGCGATCGTGTT AATATACAAAGGCAtgaccttcttcgtcttcgccACGATGCTTTATACGCCGCGCAAACTGCAAGAGACCGAGAATCATTGTTCAATCATTGGACGGTTGCGGATGCTTGGGCTCAGGATGGTATGCGGGCGTCATAA
- a CDS encoding expressed protein — protein MIFSNGRHPYLPSCVTNIHIVKQLSDNILAHGPIYGWWVFALERINGRIKNIKMSGRNMFQGQVVELRSLLRQRFALQRLNTLATSELEPAEKQLGEQLIEGYRKGGIDLGMDNDVSRPTQEVFRRFLNDYLSRVSGRSPAAPVLGSVIHHFEFHREIAVHGYRFRPLGPTFQ, from the coding sequence ATGATTTTTTCGAACGGGCGACATCCCTATCTGCCATCATGTGTGACCAACATCCATATCGTCAAACAACTTTCAGACAATATCTTAGCCCATGGTCCTATTTACGGGTGGTGGGTGTTTGCTCTCGAGCGTATCAACGGCCGAATCAAAAACATTAAGATGAGCGGTCGAAACATGTTTCAGGGGCAGGTGGTCGAACTGCgttctcttctccgccaACGTTTCGCCCTTCAACGTCTAAACACCTTGGCCACTTCTGAGTTAGAGCCGGCAGAAAAGCAGTTGGGGGAGCAGCTGATCGAGGGTTATCGGAAAGGTGGAATCGACTTGGGAATGGACAACGACGTCAGTCGTCCCACTCAAGAGGTGTTTCGTCGTTTTTTGAATGACTACCTATCTCGTGTTTCTGGGCGGTCACCTGCTGCTCCGGTTTTAGGGTCTGTCATTCACCATTTCGAATTTCATCGCGAGATTGCTGTACATGGGTACCGATTTCGGCCATTAGGTCCTACATTCCAATAG